The following coding sequences are from one Paenarthrobacter ureafaciens window:
- a CDS encoding exodeoxyribonuclease III, which translates to MKIATWNVNSLRARADRVEAWLERSDCDVLAIQETKCKDDNFPWELFERMGYEVAHFGVNQWNGVAIASRVGLEDVERTFVDQPAFGKAGKDPAQEARAIAATCAGMRIWSLYVPNGRSLDDEHMPYKIKWLEVLRGQAAEWVQADPNAQIALMGDWNIAPFDEDVWDIQLFRDNNFTHVSEPERAAFHAFETAGFTDVVRPYTPGPGVYTYWDYTQLRFPKKEGMRIDFCLASAPLAARVTGASIDREERKGKGASDHAPVIVELAD; encoded by the coding sequence GTGAAGATAGCTACCTGGAACGTGAACTCCCTCCGCGCCCGCGCCGACCGCGTTGAAGCCTGGCTTGAGCGCAGCGACTGCGATGTCCTGGCCATCCAGGAAACCAAATGCAAGGACGACAACTTCCCGTGGGAGCTGTTCGAACGCATGGGCTACGAGGTAGCGCACTTCGGCGTCAACCAGTGGAACGGCGTCGCCATCGCCTCGCGCGTCGGCTTGGAAGACGTCGAGCGGACCTTCGTGGATCAGCCGGCCTTCGGCAAAGCCGGCAAGGATCCGGCCCAGGAAGCCCGTGCCATCGCAGCTACCTGTGCCGGCATGCGTATCTGGAGCCTGTACGTCCCCAACGGCCGCTCCCTGGACGACGAACACATGCCTTACAAGATTAAGTGGCTTGAGGTCCTCCGTGGCCAGGCGGCTGAATGGGTCCAGGCTGACCCGAACGCCCAGATCGCCCTCATGGGCGACTGGAACATCGCGCCCTTCGACGAGGACGTGTGGGACATCCAACTGTTCCGCGACAACAATTTCACCCACGTCAGCGAACCGGAGCGGGCAGCGTTCCACGCCTTCGAGACCGCAGGCTTCACCGACGTCGTCCGCCCCTACACCCCCGGCCCGGGCGTCTACACCTACTGGGACTACACCCAGCTGCGCTTCCCCAAGAAGGAAGGCATGCGGATCGACTTCTGCCTCGCCTCGGCACCGTTGGCCGCCCGCGTCACAGGTGCCTCCATTGATCGTGAAGAGCGCAAGGGCAAGGGCGCCTCGGACCACGCACCCGTGATCGTGGAGCTCGCAGACTAG
- a CDS encoding sensor histidine kinase, whose translation MKPARPRPDTTPPAPLQGDGRIDVVVHCGFAVLMVASGVRYVMRHSPADNLWTMALAGAVCVLYAATALPARRSGAYSPARDRPGTQPTPWLPWTVALLGAWAVLVVAAPSFAWCSFAIFFLGRSALSGWAAYVAGGVTAAATAVGLFRMSDWTDVAMVLGPLAAAALLTLIYDKIERDAALQRRLLADVSQAQEQLAASERAAGIVAERERVSREIHDTVTQGLASSLLLLEAAQRSWPEASARDDLFKATDLLRHNLADTRSLVHELSAPGLETGPLAEALEHAARQYVELIAVHVTGDPRPVPPEVRHTLLRVTQSAAANIKLHAGARNASITLGYLPDAVTLDVYDDGRGFDPAAVPPPSAAGGYGLRAMRQRVHRLGGELSVESSPGEGTIIAAQLPLTGSSTGSNSSTGSATGSNSETKGSP comes from the coding sequence ATGAAACCCGCCCGTCCCAGGCCCGACACCACGCCTCCGGCCCCACTCCAGGGGGATGGCCGCATCGATGTTGTGGTGCATTGCGGGTTCGCTGTGCTCATGGTGGCCTCGGGGGTCCGCTACGTCATGCGCCACTCCCCCGCGGACAACCTCTGGACCATGGCTCTGGCGGGTGCGGTCTGCGTCCTCTACGCAGCCACGGCACTCCCCGCCCGCCGATCTGGCGCTTACAGCCCGGCTCGGGACCGCCCGGGGACGCAGCCCACACCATGGCTCCCGTGGACCGTGGCTCTGCTCGGAGCCTGGGCAGTGCTCGTAGTGGCCGCCCCCAGCTTCGCCTGGTGTTCCTTCGCGATCTTCTTCCTCGGCAGGAGCGCCCTCAGCGGCTGGGCCGCATATGTGGCGGGCGGCGTGACCGCGGCCGCCACCGCCGTCGGGCTTTTCCGCATGAGTGACTGGACCGACGTCGCCATGGTTCTGGGTCCGCTGGCCGCCGCTGCGCTCCTCACGCTGATTTACGACAAGATCGAACGCGATGCCGCACTGCAACGCCGGCTCCTTGCTGATGTCTCGCAGGCGCAGGAACAACTGGCAGCCAGTGAGCGCGCTGCGGGGATTGTCGCCGAGCGGGAACGGGTTTCCCGCGAAATCCATGACACTGTGACGCAGGGGCTGGCCAGCAGTTTGCTCCTCCTTGAGGCCGCGCAACGATCTTGGCCCGAGGCGTCGGCCAGGGACGATCTGTTCAAAGCCACGGACCTCTTGCGCCACAATCTTGCCGATACGCGCAGCCTGGTCCATGAACTGTCGGCGCCCGGCCTCGAGACTGGCCCCTTGGCGGAAGCGCTGGAGCATGCGGCCCGGCAGTATGTGGAGTTGATTGCCGTGCACGTCACCGGGGACCCCCGCCCCGTCCCGCCGGAGGTCCGGCACACCCTGTTGCGCGTCACCCAGAGCGCGGCAGCGAACATCAAACTCCACGCCGGCGCGCGGAACGCGAGCATCACACTGGGTTACTTGCCGGACGCGGTCACCCTGGACGTGTACGACGACGGTCGCGGCTTTGATCCCGCAGCGGTACCTCCCCCGTCGGCGGCCGGAGGGTACGGCTTGCGGGCCATGCGGCAGCGTGTTCACCGGCTGGGCGGAGAATTGTCCGTGGAAAGCAGTCCCGGCGAGGGCACCATCATCGCCGCGCAGTTGCCACTGACCGGATCCAGCACCGGTTCCAACTCCAGCACCGGCTCCGCCACCGGTTCCAACTCCGAGACAAAGGGATCGCCATGA
- a CDS encoding carbohydrate ABC transporter permease, producing MATATASRTSTAPAERPKRPFNWGSFRTYISAIVILIWCLAPFYWMIVTAFRDVGFTFDTTPFFTHFTWDNFATVFDESLGNHFGKNLLNSLFVGAVTTLIALIVGVFAAYALARLNFRFKFVVLGFILGASMFPGVALVTPLFQLFTNIGWMGTYQALIIPNISFVLPLTVYTLTSFFREMPWELEEAARIDGCTQGQAFRKVILPLAAPATFTTAILAFISAWNEFLIASQLSNDDTRTVTVAIAYFAGSQPQQEPYTAIMAAGTIVTIPLVVLVLVFQRKIVAGLTAGAVK from the coding sequence ATGGCCACAGCCACAGCTTCAAGGACTTCCACTGCTCCTGCAGAGCGGCCGAAGCGCCCGTTCAACTGGGGATCGTTCCGCACCTACATCAGCGCAATCGTCATCCTGATCTGGTGTCTGGCACCCTTCTACTGGATGATCGTCACGGCGTTCCGGGACGTTGGGTTCACTTTTGACACAACGCCGTTCTTCACACACTTCACGTGGGATAACTTCGCTACGGTGTTTGACGAGAGCCTCGGCAACCACTTCGGCAAGAACCTGCTCAACAGCCTCTTTGTTGGTGCTGTCACCACGCTGATCGCCTTGATCGTCGGCGTCTTTGCAGCCTATGCGCTGGCACGACTGAACTTCCGGTTCAAGTTCGTGGTGCTCGGCTTCATCCTGGGTGCCTCGATGTTCCCGGGTGTTGCTTTGGTGACCCCGCTGTTCCAGCTCTTTACGAACATTGGCTGGATGGGCACCTACCAGGCGCTGATCATCCCGAACATCTCCTTCGTGCTTCCGCTGACGGTCTACACGCTGACCTCGTTCTTCCGTGAAATGCCGTGGGAACTCGAAGAAGCGGCCCGGATCGACGGTTGCACCCAAGGGCAGGCATTCCGCAAGGTGATCCTGCCGCTCGCGGCCCCGGCCACGTTCACTACGGCAATCCTGGCTTTCATCTCCGCATGGAACGAGTTCCTGATTGCCAGCCAGTTGTCCAACGATGACACCAGGACGGTTACGGTGGCCATTGCCTACTTCGCAGGTTCCCAGCCACAACAGGAGCCGTACACCGCGATCATGGCAGCCGGCACCATCGTCACCATTCCTTTGGTCGTCCTGGTGCTGGTGTTCCAACGCAAGATCGTCGCCGGCCTGACGGCAGGTGCAGTGAAGTGA
- a CDS encoding HdeD family acid-resistance protein has product MSEAVGRKMFKHSGTALLFRGVLAVLFGLLVAALPVATVFALIFVFAIFAITDGLTNIAHYFYDPSRHSRWTMVGGFISIAAGIVALAWPGMTAAALGVLIGLWALVLGLSEIVLAFAARNSVNGWPVWLLTGVVTALFGLLVLVNPGLGFLGMVGMLAAFAVVAGLLLIVCGFKMRRGSTSPLIYAH; this is encoded by the coding sequence ATGTCGGAGGCCGTTGGTCGCAAGATGTTCAAGCATTCCGGTACGGCTTTGCTGTTCCGGGGAGTCCTTGCCGTGCTGTTTGGCCTTCTGGTGGCGGCGCTGCCGGTGGCCACGGTGTTCGCGCTTATTTTCGTGTTCGCGATTTTCGCCATCACGGACGGCCTCACCAACATCGCGCACTATTTCTACGATCCGTCGCGCCATTCCCGCTGGACCATGGTGGGCGGCTTCATTTCCATCGCCGCAGGCATTGTGGCGCTGGCGTGGCCGGGTATGACCGCCGCTGCGCTCGGAGTGCTGATCGGCCTGTGGGCTTTGGTCCTTGGACTGTCCGAGATTGTCCTGGCCTTCGCCGCGAGGAACTCCGTGAACGGCTGGCCCGTGTGGTTGCTGACCGGCGTGGTCACTGCCCTCTTCGGCCTGCTGGTACTGGTCAATCCTGGTCTCGGTTTCCTGGGCATGGTGGGCATGTTGGCCGCCTTCGCAGTGGTTGCCGGACTGCTCTTGATTGTCTGCGGTTTCAAAATGCGCCGGGGCTCCACCAGCCCCCTGATCTACGCGCACTGA
- a CDS encoding LacI family DNA-binding transcriptional regulator, translating into MAKTNERSQRGGHTGVSIEDVAAAAGVSTATVSRAVRGLPRVSPATREKILDVAASLGYVASSSASGLATGRTRTIGVLAPFVSRWFFSKAIEGADRELHSRKYNLSLFNLGGHGSNRERLFSSTMVYKQIDALLVLCMALSEDEQEHLHKLDIPLVVVGGHVENCPYIGINDYDAASTAVRHLLDLGHKDIALLHGDDETDLNFDVPRVRIRAFQEVMSDAGLEVRPEWDQWGDFTVASGQQAFTRLWNQPGRKPTAIFCSSDEMAMGVIFEAYRHGVRVPQDLSVIGIDDHDFSASLGLTTVGQRPDNQAELGTKMLLDELDGHHGAVRSQVAPHELIIRETTAPPCR; encoded by the coding sequence GTGGCAAAAACTAACGAACGGTCCCAGCGTGGCGGTCATACGGGGGTCAGCATCGAGGATGTCGCGGCGGCCGCGGGGGTCTCGACGGCGACCGTTTCCCGGGCCGTCCGGGGGCTGCCGCGGGTATCTCCGGCAACACGCGAAAAGATCCTGGATGTCGCGGCTTCCTTGGGATACGTGGCATCGTCCTCGGCGTCGGGCCTGGCTACCGGGCGGACCCGCACCATCGGCGTGCTGGCCCCGTTCGTGAGCCGCTGGTTCTTCTCGAAAGCTATCGAGGGGGCGGACAGGGAACTGCATTCCAGGAAATACAACCTCTCCCTGTTCAACCTCGGCGGCCACGGCAGCAACCGCGAACGGCTGTTCAGTTCCACCATGGTCTACAAACAGATCGACGCCCTGCTGGTGCTCTGCATGGCCCTGAGCGAGGACGAACAGGAACACCTCCATAAGCTGGATATCCCGTTGGTGGTGGTGGGTGGCCACGTTGAGAACTGCCCCTATATAGGGATCAACGATTACGACGCCGCCTCCACCGCCGTGCGGCATCTTCTGGACCTGGGGCACAAGGACATCGCCCTGCTCCACGGCGACGACGAGACGGACTTGAACTTCGATGTTCCCCGGGTGCGGATCCGGGCCTTTCAGGAAGTGATGTCCGACGCCGGACTGGAGGTCCGCCCCGAATGGGACCAGTGGGGTGACTTCACAGTCGCCAGTGGGCAACAGGCGTTCACCCGCCTGTGGAATCAGCCCGGCCGCAAGCCGACGGCGATCTTCTGCTCCTCGGACGAGATGGCCATGGGCGTAATTTTCGAGGCGTACCGGCACGGCGTCCGGGTTCCGCAGGACCTCTCCGTGATCGGCATCGACGATCACGACTTTTCTGCTTCACTCGGGCTGACGACGGTGGGCCAGAGACCGGACAACCAGGCTGAACTGGGCACCAAGATGCTCTTGGACGAGCTGGACGGCCATCACGGCGCTGTCCGATCGCAGGTTGCTCCGCATGAACTGATCATCAGGGAGACCACGGCCCCGCCTTGCCGCTGA
- a CDS encoding response regulator, translating to MTTISVLVVDDHTVVRSGLKALLGTQPDIAVVADAASGEEALIAAAEYSPDVVLMDLAMGSGMDGIEAIKQLRGRRPRQAIIVFTTYDSDADIVRSVDAGAMGYLLKDAAPDEIFSAVRGAVLGKSVMSAPVASRLFQQLRNPDEVLTPREAELLSLLTQGLSNRDLGKRLFISEATVKTHLAHIYAKLGVDTRAAAIATAIRREGMR from the coding sequence ATGACCACCATCTCCGTGCTCGTCGTGGATGATCACACCGTGGTCCGGAGCGGGCTCAAGGCGCTGCTGGGCACCCAACCGGACATCGCCGTCGTCGCCGATGCCGCTTCCGGCGAGGAAGCGCTTATTGCCGCGGCAGAGTATTCTCCCGACGTTGTGTTGATGGACCTCGCGATGGGTTCGGGCATGGACGGCATCGAGGCCATCAAGCAGTTGCGCGGACGCCGCCCGCGGCAGGCGATCATCGTCTTCACCACCTACGATTCCGACGCCGACATCGTCAGGTCCGTGGACGCCGGCGCAATGGGCTATTTGCTCAAGGACGCAGCACCGGACGAGATTTTCTCCGCGGTGCGCGGCGCGGTCCTGGGCAAGAGCGTCATGAGCGCTCCGGTGGCATCGCGGCTCTTCCAGCAGCTCCGCAACCCCGATGAAGTCCTCACGCCGCGGGAAGCCGAGCTGCTCAGCCTCCTCACCCAGGGACTCAGCAACCGCGATCTCGGCAAACGCCTCTTCATCTCCGAGGCCACTGTCAAGACCCACTTGGCGCACATTTACGCCAAGCTCGGAGTGGACACACGGGCGGCAGCCATCGCCACGGCCATACGCCGGGAAGGAATGCGGTGA